Within Candidatus Hydrogenedentota bacterium, the genomic segment GCGTTGGGAATCGATAGCCGGTTTCGCTGGGCGCTGCTGTTCGGAACGTTTGCCGCACTTGTCGTTGTGGCCCTGCGGGCCAAGTTTCCCTACCTCGGTGACCCGCTGGCCTTCTACTGGGCAGCTCTGGAACCCGCCGCTCACGAGGCATACGAAGTGCGACCGATCGACAAGTCCTCGCCGGTCTATGGGCTGGCTACACTTCTTGGGAAAGATATCGTTCAGTGCGACGGGTCTCCGCAAGTTCGCGCTAATGGACAAATGGGCTACCGAATACTGCTGCGCACGGTCACAAACTCCTTCCCAAGGACGGACAAACCCATCCCCACGGTGACGCATACGGACCTTGTTCTGTTTCCCCTGACAACAAATGTGACCGCGGAATTGGAGAACGGTATCCATTGGGAAAGGTTCAGAGTGGAGAAGGAGGTCGAGGCTGTCTACGCCGGAGAGGGCAACGGATATCACTGGTTCTTCCGGGGGCCGAAGTACGAACTGGGCGCCATGGCGCAACGCATGGACCTGAAGTATGGTCGGGACGGAATCGCGCTTCTAACCGACAAGTTCCTGCAGGCGAGAAGTGACAAGGCTAGGTCCAACGTTTTGAGCCTATTCTCACGCGGCGGCGATCTGGCGGTTCCTCTGCTTGCGCGGGAGATTAACGAAGATCGTCACGACTGTAGATATGACGCCATAGGCGTATTGGCAATGATCCCCGGCGAGCAAGCGACACACGTGCTTCTTGACGCCCACACGAAGTTCGACAAGGCTGAGGTTAGAAAGCGTGTTGTCTGCGGCATTCCCCGGCAAGGAGCGAAAGAACTCTATCTTGACTATCTTCTGACTCAAACGGAAGGTTTCAGGTCAATAGAACGAGTGGTGGGGATTTGCATCCAATTTGGTTGGAGGGAAGCCATCCCAGTTCTGGAAACGCTACGTCGAGATCCCCAGACAGTCTACGACTACGTCGAATACTGCAAGGCTATCCGTACTCTGGAGGGAAAGCCGATGCCAAATACGATCGTTGAAGCATGGAAGCTACCCACTCGGGAGCAACGCAAAAACGCAATCTTGTCCGCAGGCGACCCAGAGGCTGCTGTCTGGGCGGCGATATTACAGGCCACACAGGGGAATACGAAGTCTAATGCAAGGCCTGAAGACGGTGTAGAGATCTTCCGGGAACTTTCTCCGGATCTTGTGTCGCGTGTGTTGAAAGACCTCGCGACACGAACGAGAGATCATGGCGAGCGGAATAGGATTGAAGGGATTCTTCGTGAACTCGAAATGTAGTCTTGCTTAGCAGGAGCCTCGTTCATTGAACGTGGCGCGGACTACACCAAAGCTTGTATCCTCATCTCAAGGTTCTGGGCAAGATACTCACTCGCAACTGCCGAGTTTGAATCTTGCCTCGCAGAATCTCGTGAAGGCAGGCTTCCGCCAAGCAGGAATCTCACGCATGAAGAAAGCGACTCGAATTGCCTCAGTACTCTTGACCATCTTTCTACTAAGCGTGGCGTATCTCCTCTTCTGGCCTGTCGAAATCGATCCTGTCCCGTGGACGCCCCCCGTCCCTCCGGCGTTGGACGGCGCATTTGCAGCAAACAACGCCCTCGATGACATTGAACGGCTCCTTCCTGGCTACGGCGCCGGGCCCGAAGACATCGCCAAGAGTATCCACGGCCAGTTGTATATCGGCTACGAAGACGGTCGTATCGTGTGCGCGAATCCGGACGGTTCCAACCCAGAAACATTCGCAAACACCGGCGGCCGTCCCCTGGGAATGGCGTGGGACATCGACGACAACCTCATCGTCGCCGACGCGCACAAGGGACTCCTTTCCATCAACCCTCACGGCGCAGTCCGAGTCCTCTCGACGGAAGAAGGCAGCATTCCCTTCGGTTTCACCGATGATGTCGACGTGGCACAAGACGGAACCATCTACTTCACGGACGCCTCGTGGAAGTTCCACGCACCGAACTACATGGCCGATCTGATGGAACATCGGGGCAATGGCCGTTTCCTCTCGTACGATCCCAAGACCGGCAAGACAACGAAGCTCATCGGCGATTTGTGCTTCGCCAACGGCGTCGCCATCAGCAAGGATCAGTCGTTTGTCCTCATCAACGAAACGTGGAAATACCGCGTGCTGCGCTATTGGCTGACCGGCGAAAAGAAGGGCACGTGGGATGTATTCGTCGACAATCTACCCGGCTTCCCCGACAATCTCTCGACCTCGCCCGACGGCGGTTTTTGGGTGGCTATCGCCAATCAGCGCGACCCACTCGCCGACGGGATGTTGCCGTATCCGATTCTTCGCAAGATGCTCTGGCGCCTGCCCAAGGCTTTCATACCCGCCATCAAACGCTACGGCATGGTCATCAAACTCGACGCCAGCGGCAACGTCGTCCAAACACTGCAATCCCCCTCCGGCGTCTATGCCCCAATCACCAGCGTGAACGAATACGACGGCGCGCTGTATTTCGGAAGCATCGTCGAGGACGCCGTGGGCAAGCTGGTCCTTAAGGCACAGTAGCAACCGACAGACTTCCAATTGCGCAACAACGATCACGGGTCCGCCCGCTTGGGGCTTGCCCTCAAAACGAGTAGAATCGTGCGGGAGACCAATCAGAGGGGGGAAATACCGTGACATCCACATTCGGCTGTGCAGCCCTATTCGCAATCTTGTCGGCATCATTGAGTCAGAGCGCCCAAACAGAAATGGGGAAAAGCGTCCTCCACAACTTCGACTACAAAGGAGTGACTCTTCACGACGGCAACTTCAAACGCCAATTCGACGAGGTCCGCGACTTCTATCTGCGCCTCCCCAACGATGACTTGCTGCGAGGTTACCGGCTCCGCGCGGGCCTGCCCGCGCCCGGGATGGATCTCGGCGGTTGCTACATCAGCCACAACACCTTCGGCCAAATCCTCTCGGGTCTCGCGCGTATGTACGCCGCGACCGGCGACGTCGCGTGCAAGGACAAAGCAGAGTCGCTCATGCGCAGCTGGGCGGAATGCATCGCACCGGACGGCTTCTTCTTCATCGAAAAGGAACCCGGCCTTCCGCCCTATTACTACGACAAGATGGTCTGCGGACTTGTGGATCTTTACGTGTACTGCGGAACGCAGGAGGCCCTCGCGCACCTCAGCAAGATCACCGATTGGGCCATCACAAATCTGGATCGTCAGCGGCTTTTTGCGCGACCCACGGGACCCGGCGGCGGCGAATGGTACACGCTCAGCGAGAATCTCTATCGCGCCTACCTCGCAACCAGCGACGTCAAATACCGTGACTTCGCAAAAGTCTGGGAGTACACCGAATACTGGGATCTGCTCAAGAACAAGCAGGACATCTTCAAACACGATTTGAAGGGCGGCTGGTATCACGCCTACAGCCACGTCAATACATTCAGCGGACTTGGCGCGGCGTATGCCGCCACCGGCGATGCCGCCTATCTCAATACGCTCAAGAACGCGTACGACTTTCTGTGGGATACGCAGCTTTGGGTCACCGGCGGCTTCGGTCCAAACGAATGCCTCCTGCCGCGCGAACGCCTGCTCGACATGCTGCGCGACACGAACAACCACTTCGAAACGCAGTGCGGCTCGTGGGCCTGCTTCAAGATGGACAAGTACCTGCAGCGATTCACCGGCGATGCGCGCTACGGCGACTGGACCGAGCTGCTCGCCATAAACGGCATCGGCGCAAGCATCCCCATGGATCCGAACGGCGGCGTGTTCTACTACTCGGAATACCATCTCGGAGGTTCCGCGAAACACAACATGGCGCCGTGGGCCTGCTGCTCCGGCACACGTCCCCAAGCCGTCGCCGATTTCCACGACATCATCTACTACAAAGACGGCCAAAACTTATACGTCAACCTCTTTGTACCGTCCGAGGTGAACTGGGCATATGACGGCGCGAATGTGAAGCTCGTTCAGTCCACCCGCTTTCCTGAAGAAAGCTCAACTGTTTTGACCGTTCACGCGGACAAGCCGGTGGAGTTCGGGATCAAGGTGCGCGTTCCCGGTTGGTTGGCCGCGCCGATGAAGGCAACTCTAGGAGATGCCGCTCTCCCAATTCTGGTGGACGAACACGGCTGGGCCGCGTTCAGCCGCACGTGGAACGACGGCGACCGCCTAGTCCTTAACCTGCCAATGGAATTCCGCACTGCCCCTCTGTTGATAGACAAAGCATTCCCCGCAGCCATCACCTATGGACCGGTAACCATGGTGGCGAGGGACCTGAAAGGCAATCCATCGAAGAAGTTCGACTTCGCAAATCTAGCGTCCACACTTGTTCCAGCCGACGGCGAGCCCCTCAACTTTCACCTGAAGTCAGATCCCGAAGTGCTTGTGCGCCCCTTCTACCAGATGAAACAAGGCGAACAGTACTTCATGTACCTCGATCCAGACTTCGCGCTCATCCGTATTCCATACCAGGCGGCGGCCTACAGCTCCGGTTGGATCGATTTCATGACGTGGCGCGCGACCAACACGGTCGGTTCAACGGCCCAATACGAATTCACCGGAAAGAACCTCACCATCCTGGGCGCGCTCTACGACGACGCAGGTAGGATGGAAGTGAAGATAGACGGCAAGGTCATCGGCGTCATCGATCAGTATGGACCGCACCGCGGGCAGCCGCACAAGTGGAATTTCGACGGATTTGGTCCGGGCAAGCACACGCTGATCCTAACCTTGCTCCCAGACAAGGCGCCTGAATCAAAGGCCAACTACGTGAATCTTGCCGGATTCGAAATTGCGGAGTGACTCCATCGTCGGTCCAGCGAATAATGAC encodes:
- a CDS encoding glycoside hydrolase family 127 protein is translated as MTSTFGCAALFAILSASLSQSAQTEMGKSVLHNFDYKGVTLHDGNFKRQFDEVRDFYLRLPNDDLLRGYRLRAGLPAPGMDLGGCYISHNTFGQILSGLARMYAATGDVACKDKAESLMRSWAECIAPDGFFFIEKEPGLPPYYYDKMVCGLVDLYVYCGTQEALAHLSKITDWAITNLDRQRLFARPTGPGGGEWYTLSENLYRAYLATSDVKYRDFAKVWEYTEYWDLLKNKQDIFKHDLKGGWYHAYSHVNTFSGLGAAYAATGDAAYLNTLKNAYDFLWDTQLWVTGGFGPNECLLPRERLLDMLRDTNNHFETQCGSWACFKMDKYLQRFTGDARYGDWTELLAINGIGASIPMDPNGGVFYYSEYHLGGSAKHNMAPWACCSGTRPQAVADFHDIIYYKDGQNLYVNLFVPSEVNWAYDGANVKLVQSTRFPEESSTVLTVHADKPVEFGIKVRVPGWLAAPMKATLGDAALPILVDEHGWAAFSRTWNDGDRLVLNLPMEFRTAPLLIDKAFPAAITYGPVTMVARDLKGNPSKKFDFANLASTLVPADGEPLNFHLKSDPEVLVRPFYQMKQGEQYFMYLDPDFALIRIPYQAAAYSSGWIDFMTWRATNTVGSTAQYEFTGKNLTILGALYDDAGRMEVKIDGKVIGVIDQYGPHRGQPHKWNFDGFGPGKHTLILTLLPDKAPESKANYVNLAGFEIAE
- a CDS encoding SMP-30/gluconolactonase/LRE family protein, producing the protein MKKATRIASVLLTIFLLSVAYLLFWPVEIDPVPWTPPVPPALDGAFAANNALDDIERLLPGYGAGPEDIAKSIHGQLYIGYEDGRIVCANPDGSNPETFANTGGRPLGMAWDIDDNLIVADAHKGLLSINPHGAVRVLSTEEGSIPFGFTDDVDVAQDGTIYFTDASWKFHAPNYMADLMEHRGNGRFLSYDPKTGKTTKLIGDLCFANGVAISKDQSFVLINETWKYRVLRYWLTGEKKGTWDVFVDNLPGFPDNLSTSPDGGFWVAIANQRDPLADGMLPYPILRKMLWRLPKAFIPAIKRYGMVIKLDASGNVVQTLQSPSGVYAPITSVNEYDGALYFGSIVEDAVGKLVLKAQ